The following DNA comes from Allobranchiibius huperziae.
CAAAGCCTCTCCCACGGCGGTTGCGCCAGAGGGCAGAGCTGGGCGAGATGCCCGACGTCGAAGGCAAGGGAGCAGCGAGACCGTGACCGTGGCACCGGAGGGACGGCGCATGTTGCGCGTCGAGGCGCGCAACAGCGAGACCCCGATCGAGCGCAAACCGGAATGGATCCGTACGACGGCCAAGATGGGCCCGGCGTACACCTCGCTGCACAACCTGGTGAAGACCGGCGGCCTGCACACGGTCTGCCAGGAAGCCGGGTGCCCCAATATCTTCGAGTGCTGGGAGGACCGCGAGGCGACCTTCCTCATCGGTGGCGAGCAGTGCACCCGCCGCTGCGACTTCTGCCAGATCGACACCGGCCGCCCGAGCGACCTGGACCGTGACGAGCCGCGTCGGGTCGCCGACTCCGTGCAGCAGATGGGTCTGCGCTACGCGACCATCACCGGCGTCGCGCGCGACGACCTGGAGGACGGCGGCGCGTGGCTCTACGCCGAGACGATCCGCCAGGTGCACGAGAACAACCCCGGCACCGGCGTGGAGATTCTGATCCCGGACTTCAACGCCGTGCCCGAGCAGGTCGGCGCCGTGATCGACGCGGCCCCCGAGGTCTTCGCGCACAACGTCGAGACGGTGCCGCGCATCTTCAAGCGCATCCGGCCGGCGTTCAAGTACGAGCGGTCGCTGTCGGTCATCACGATGGGCAAGAACGCCGGGCTGGTCACCAAGTCCAACCTCATCCTGGGGATGGGCGAGGAGGACCACGAGATCGAGCAGGCGCTGCGCGATCTGCACGAGGCCGGCACGGACCTGATCACCATCACCCAGTACCTGCGCCCGTCCCCGCGCCACCACCCCGTGGACCGGTGGGTGAAGCCGCAGGAGTTCGTGCACTGGTCCGAGGTCGCCGAGGGGCTCGGGTTCAAGGGCGTCATGAGCGGGCCGCTGGTGCGTTCGTCGTACCGCGCCGGGCGGCTCTACGCCCAGGCGATGGAGCGCTCGGGACGCGAGCTCCCGGCCAACCTCGCGCACCTGGCAGCCGCGGCGTCCTCCCCCGCACGCCAGGAGGCGGCGTCGCTCGTGGAGCGCGCCCTGCCGCACGTATCCTGACCTCCATGTCGGCGACACCCACACCCGCGAAGAAGAGCCGGTTCTCCCGGAAGAAGAAGAACGAGGCCTCCGGAGCGACGGCGGTCGACGGGGGCGAGCCGGGGCGGATCGCACAGATCAAGACCCTCTACACGCTCGCGAGCAAGCAGAACCCGCGGATCCCGCTCTACCTGATCGGTGCGTTCCTGCTCGGGTTCGTCGTGCTCCTGGTGATCGGTATCGCGATCCAGCACCCGATCTACCTGGGCATCCTCGGTGTCTTCCTCGGCGTCATTCTGGCGATGCTGCTCTTCGGGCGGTTGGCGCAGAAGGCGGCGTACGGACAGCTCGAAGGGCAGCCCGGCGCGACGAGCGCGGCGATGAGCGGTCTGCGCAAAGGCTGGTACTACGAGCAGGAGCCCGTGGCCGCTGACTCCGGTCGGGCGCGCAAGATGAGCGAGATGCAGAACGCCGCCATGGTCTTCCGCGCCGTCGGTCGCGCCGGCGTGGTGCTCGTCGGCGAAGGCCCGCGCGGTGGCGCGACGAAGTTGCTGGAGTCCGAGCGCAAGCGGGTCTCGCGGGTGTCGGGACCGGAGGTGCCGGTGCACACGATGCGCGTCGGTGAGGGTGACGACGCCGTGGCGGTGAGCAAGCTGACCGCCACGATGACCAAGCTGCCCAAGAAGCTCACCGATGCCGAGGTGCAGGCCGTCAACAAGCGGCTGCGGGCGCTCGGCGGCGTGAAGCCCCCGATCCCCAAGGGCATGGACCCGCGCGCGGCGCGGCCGGACCGCAAGTCGGCCCGCGGCCGCTGACGGAGCGCGTAGCGCAGGTTGGAGGGCGAGCGCAGCGAGTCATCCGGCCGAAGCGGAGTGCGGAGGCAGCGGCCGCAGAAAGAACAGCCGCTGCTCGTATGACCAGCCGCTGACGTGGGCGACGCTTCGGGCCGAGCGGGCCACAACGAGCGCGTACGCCATGTGAACTGGAACGTTTGGAGCCGAGCGGGCCATAACGAGCGCCTACGCCATGTGAACTGGTCCGTTTCGGGCCGAGCGGGCCCAAACGAGCGATCAACCCTCAGCGCGTACGGACCAGGATGGTGCGCGCGAGCTTGTCGTGCAGCCCGCGCTGGTCGGTGTCGAAGATGAGCGCCGGGATGACCACGCAGAGCAGCACCGCGCGGATGATCGCGGCGACCGGCCCGGCGACCGCACCGTCGAGGCGGGTGACGCGTACGCCGACGATCCAGTGACCGATCGTCGAGCCCACGACCCCGACGAGCAGGATGTTCTCGACCGCGAAGACCAGCAGGGGCGCGAAACCGGAACTGCCCGACCCTCCCCAGCGGTAGCCGAGCAATCCGGCGGCGATCACGCTGCACAGCGCCCAGTCGATAATGAGGGCGAGGACGCGCGGCCCGAGACGAGCCACGGAGGTGACGCCCGACTCGGCACACCCGAAGCGCTTGCCCGGCCACCCGGTGTCGGCGGCGGGCTCCGTGGACGGTGAGGACTGGGGGGATGCCACCCGGTCAGCGTAATGACCACGGTCCGGGTCCTGAGACCGGCATCCCAGCGTGTAACACCGGCGAAACGCTTCAGTCATGGGCGGGTAATCGCGGTCCGCTAGGTTCGACGCACCGCGCGTGGGTCTGCCAGCTGACGGCGCGCGGCCATTTTTCCAAAGCCATGGAGGTTTCATGTTCAACACCAGCGATGAGGTCCTGAAGTTCATCAAGGACGAAGACGTCAAGTTCGTCGATGTGCGCTTCTGCGACCTCCCCGGTGTGATGCAGCACTTCAACGTGCCCGCCTCGACCATCAGCGAGGACTCGTTCACCGAGGGCGCGATGTTCGACGGCTCGTCGATCCGCGGGTTCCAGGCCATCCACGAGTCGGACATGAAGCTGATCCCCGACCCCCGGTCGGCGTTCGTGGACCCGTTCCGCAAGCACAAGACGCTGGTCATGAACTTCTCGATCGTCGACCCGTTCACCGACGAGCGCTACAGCCGCGACCCGCGCAACATCGCGGCCAAGGCGGAGGCCTACCTGAAGTCGACCGGGATCGCCGACACGGCGTACTTCGGCGCTGAGGCGGAGTTCTACATCTTCGACGACGTCCGCTTCGAGACCAAGCAGAACGCCGGCTACTACTTCATCGACTCGATCGAGGGAGCCTGGAACACCGGACGCGCCGAAGAGGGCGGCAACCAGGGCTACAAGCCGCGCTACAAGGGCGGCTACTTTCCGGTGCCTCCGGTCGACCACTTCGCCGACCTGCGCGACGACATCGTCGCGGGGCTCGAGGGCGTGGACCTGAAGGTCGAGCGGGCGCACCACGAGGTGGGCACCGCCGGTCAGCAGGAGATCAACTACCAGTTCTCCACGCTGCTCGGCGCCGGCGACGACATGATGAAGTTCAAGTACATCGTGAAGAACACCGCGTACAACGCCGGCAAGACCGTCACCTTCATGCCGAAGCCGCTCTTCGGCGACAACGGCTCGGGCATGCACACCCACCAGTCGTTGTGGAAGGACGGTGAGGCGCTGTTCTTCGACGAGAACGGGTACGGCGGCCTGTCCGACATCGCCCGTTGGTACGTCGGTGGGTTGCTGAAGCACGCACCGTCGCTGCTGGCGTTCACGAACCCGACGATGAACTCCTACCACCGTCTGGTGCCGGGCTACGAGGCGCCGGTCAACCTGGTCTACTCCGCGCGCAACCGCTCGGCGTGTATCCGCATCCCGATCGCGGGCACCTCGCCGAAGGCCAAGCGCATCGAGTTCCGGATCCCCGACCCGTCGGCGAACCCCTACCTGTGCTTCGCGGCGCAGCTGATGGCCGGCCTGGACGGCATCAAGAACCGCATCGAGCCGCCGGAGCCGGTCGACAAGGACCTCTACGAGCTGCCCCCGGAAGAGCTGGAGAACATCGGCCAGGTGCCGGGTTCGCTGCCGGCCGTGCTGGACGCGCTCGAGGCCGACCACGACTACCTGACCGAGGGCGGCGTCTTCACCGAGGACCTGGTCGAGACGTGGATCGATTACAAGCGGACCAACGAGGTGGACCCGATCCGCTTCCGCCCGCACCCGCACGAGTTCGAGATGTACTACGACATCTGAGTAGTCGCGCAGGGAAAGGTGGGACCGGAGCGCAGCGAAGGTTCCGCCTTTCCCGGAGCGACGGATCAGATGTCGTAGAAAGAACAGCCATCTGACCGGGCACGAACCAGTACAAAGCGAGGCGGGCACACGCCGCCCCGAGCAGAACGACGGAGCAGATGCCGTAGAAAGAACAGCCATCTGACCGGGCACGAACCAGTACAAAGCGAGGCGGCCACGCGCTTCGAGCGGAGCGACGGATCAGATGCCGTAGAAAGAACAGCCATCTGATACGCCCAAGGCGTTCACCGCCCCAGACAGACACGAGTCCTCACGAGCTGCCGGCGCACTGCGTACGGCGGGTCGTGAGGACTCGTCTGCGTTCGGCCACATGCGCCCGTACGCATCGAGCGTGCGGGCGCAGCGCCTGGCTTGTGTGCCCGTCGGGGCCGCAACACGCGCAGCGAGGCCGACTGAGCTCAGAAGTCTCGCGAAACTGTGTCGAAGGTCACGAAGTGACGGTGCCGAGCCCTGAGCACCCTGCAGAAGGCCTACCCGACCGCGTCCACCGCCCGGCGCATGAACACTGCCTACTGGGCCCCGGTGGATGCGTTCTGCGCGTATTGCGGCCATTCACAGATGAATTCGTGATTGCCGATGCTGAGGCCGGGTACGGGTCCATCTGCGTCGCCGCAGCCAAACCGATCCCCATGGCCAACCAGATCGGCCGGTCCTACACGTCCCTGATATCCCAGCGCCCGACCCTGCGGCCGGGTTCGCAGACGCCGGCGGCCTCACTGTCGCTGCCGCCTGGGTCCAGGGTCGTGAGACTCACAAGACGGTGTCGCGCAGGACTGACCGACCACCCACCCTCAAGGAGTGGGTCACCGCCGTCGCCTCCGCCGCGATGGGCATGTTCACCGCTGACCGCATCCTCATCCTCACCTCGAAGGAGGAGCTATGAAACGTCGCATCGTCGCCGTCTCAGTAGCCCTCACCCTGAGCACTGCAACCGCCGTCACGCTCCCAGCGCACGCGGCCACCACGACCAACCACTACCGGAGACTGGTAGCCAACCTGGAGTTCAACCGCGGCAACGTGCCCGCCGGGTCACGGTGGAACCCCACCGACAACTCCGGCGACCTCCCCTCGTCCAACCCCTATGCCTCGACGATGACGACCTACCCGTCCGGTTGGGGCACGCCGGCGCAGGGGTACTACCACCCCGAGCGCACCATGTCCGTCGCGAACGGTGTGCTCACGATCAGGGCGCTCGGCACCCAGGGCACCGAATGGGGCGGCTCCGTCCTCCCGATCGCCACCGACAACAAGGTCGGCTCCCGGCGCTATGGACGCATCGAATACCGGCTACGCGCAACGGGCGCGGCAGGACACTCGTTCGCCGCCTTCGAGTGGCCGTCCGACGACAACTGGGTGTACGAGATGGACGCCACCGAAGGCTTCGAAACACCCGGTACAACCGTCGGCGGCACCTATCACTACAACGGTGCGGCAGGACAGCAAGGCTTCACCGCCAGGCAGCACCAGCAGATGAGCAACTGGCACACCTTCCAGATCAACTGGTGGCCCGGCGGGCAGTCGGTGTGGATCGACCGGCGCTACCTGGAGTACGACGACACCGCAGCCGGCCACCTCGCACCCACCCAGATCATGCGGTTCCTGCTGCAGACGAACAAGGCGTGGAACGGCACCCCGGCCAATGGGTCCACCGGCACCGTGCAGCTCGCCTACGTGAAGGAATGGGCGTACAACAACTGACCTGACCCGCAAGGACGAACGCGCCTCACGCTGGCACCTCACCGGCGTGGGCGCTTTCGTCATGCTCGACGCGTCGCTCGACGCGCGCCTTACCCCGGCCTGGTCATCGACGTTCGCCCCGGTGCGATCGTCCGGGCAGTCGGCCGTCGTCTCACCAGCAGTCGATGTGCAGGACCTCGTCGATGGGCTGGCGAGGCGCCGGCTTGAAGGTCGTACCCGTGAAATAGGCGATCGGCGTGAGCAGAGCCTGGTGCACGCCGTTGGGCAGCTCGAGGATCTGGGCGGCCTCCCGCTCGTACTCCAGATGCAACGTGGTCCACGCGGTGCCCAATCCGCGGGCGCGGGCGGCGAGCATGAAGCTCCATGCCGCAGGCAGCACCGAGCCCCAGATGCCCGCCTGGTTGCCGTCCGGCAGCGGTCCACCCGTGTCGATGCACGGGATGAGCATCGCGGGCACATCGCGCATCACCTTGCCCAGGTGAAGCACGCTGTCACCGACCCGTTGCTGGACGCGGGACCGGTCGGCGTCATCCGCGGCGAGGTTGCCGGCGAACCCCTCGGACGCGGCATAGTCCTGCACAGCCCGCCAATAGAGGTCGCCGATGGCGGCCTTCTGAGCCGGGTCCGTGACGAGGATCCACTGCCAATGCTGGCGATTGGAGCCGGAGGGACCCTGGAGCGCGATCGTCAGGCACTCCTTGATCAGCTCCAGGGGCACCGGCCGGGTGAGATCGAGACGCTTGCGCACCGCGCGGGTCGTCGTCAGCAGCTCGAACGGATCCAGCGGTGCCTGCCCCATGCCGCTCATCGCGTCGCTTCGGTGGCCGTCATTTCCCACATTCGAGTCGTCGATCATGCGCTCATCCTCCCGGGTCCTGCTCTGTTGCGCTGAGGGTGTCGGTGGGTGATGGTCCAATCAGCTCTTCAGCGCACACCGATCCCGATGTGGAGACCCGAGCAATGCAGCTGTCCGACCGCTCGACCCGGAACCGCTGCCGGCGGGAGGCCGCTCGTCGCGGTCGAAATCTCTGTGCAAGATCGGGTGCGATGCAGGAAACTTGCCCCGTTGCCGCACGTGCCCGCCACCTCGAGATTCATCGCGCCGTCACCCGGGAGATCTCATGGACGCCCTAGCCCGCTGGGTCATTCACCACCGCCTGATCGTCGCCCTCTTCTGGCTGGCGGCATTCATCGGCGGCGCCGCGGCGGCCGGAGTCGTCCCCGGTCGACTCACGACCGACTTCTCCCTGCCCGGTCAGCCCGGCGACACCGCCGAGAAGGCGCTGATCAAGCAGTACGGCGTGAGCAGCTTCGACACCACGGTGCTCACCGTCACCGTGCCGCAGGGACAGACGGTGCAGCAGCAGTCGGCCAAGATCGCGCAGGTCTTCGGCTCCGCCACGCGCGTGTCGGCGGTCCCCCGCACCCGCGTCGTGGACTACGCCAGCACCGGTGACCAGAAGTTCATCGTGAACGGCGGCCGGACGACCTTCGCGCTCGTCCAGGCCACTCCACCGACGAGTTTCGCGGTCAGCTCCGGCGTGGAATTCGGCAAAGCGCTCAACATCGCGGCCAAGCGGGCCGGGTTCGAGTCGGGCACCACGTCGTACCAGTTGCTCTCGGCAGGCACCGACCAGAGCGGCGGCCCGAGCGTCCTCGTCGAGACACTGTTGGGTGCCCTGGGCGCGCTCGCTGTGCTGCTCTTCGTCTTCGCGTCGTTCCTCGCACTGATGCCGTTGATCATCGCGGCGGTGTCGATCCTGACGACGTTCCTGCTCGTGCTGCTGCTCACGACGTTCAGTGACGTCAGCTTCGTCGTGGAGTTCCTGATCTCTCTCGTGGGCCTCGGCATCGCCATCGACTACTCCCTGCTCCTGGTGTCGCGATGGCGTGAGGAACGCGCCCACGGTCAGTCGAACGACGAGGCGATCCTCACCGCGGTGCGCACCGCCGGGCACGCGGTGCTGGCATCCGGGGCGACGGTGGCGATCAGCCTGGTCGCCCTCGTCGTGGTCCCGGTGCCGTTCCTGCGCTCGATGGGCTTCGGCGGCATGCTCATCCCCCTGGTGAGCGTGGCCGTCGTGCTCACCCTGCTACCGGCGATGCTGTCCAAGATCGGACCACGCGTGGACTGGCCGCGCATCCGGCACGAGGGCCGCGCGTCCCGCGGGTGGACGGCGTGGGCGCGCCTGATCGTGAAGCGCCGGGTCGTCGCCGTCGCCGCCGGGGTCGTGCTGCTCGCGCTGCTCATCACTCCGGTCTTCGGGCTGAAGATCGGCCAGTCCAACATCGCCTCGCTCGGCAAGACCGGGCCCGCCGTCCAGACGCTAGGCACCCTGCGCGACGACGGAGTCGGCGGCGGCGTGCTGACCCCGATCACCGTCCTGGTCCCCGCCGACCAGCGTGACAAGGCGATCGCGGCGGCGGGCAAGGTCGACGGCGTCCAGCTCGCGACGGGCAACAGGACCAGCGACGGCCGGATGGCGGTCGTGGACGTCCTGCCGAAGAAGGAGACCGTCGACAGCTCCGGCGTCCAGGTGGTGCATCGCGTGCGCACCGCCGTCGAGAAGGCCGTCGACGGCGATGTGCTCGTCGCGGGTCAGGGCGCGGTCGTCGACGACTACTTCAACGCCGTCTACGACAAGTTCCCCTACGTGCTCGGCCTCATCGCCCTGGTGACGTTCGTGCTGCTGATGCGCCAGTTCCGCTCGGTACTGCTGCCGATCAAGGCCGTGGTGATGAACCTGGTCTCCCTGTCGGCTGTCTTCGGCGCGGTGACCTTCTTCTGGCAGGAGGGCCACGGCTCCGGCACGGTCTTCAACATCGCCGGCACCGGCGCCATCACGTTCTGGCTGCCGATCATCATCTTCGCGTTCCTGTTCGGCCTGTCGATGGACTACGAGGTGTTCATCCTGGCCCGCATGCGCGAGGAGTACGACGCCACCGGCAGCACGAGCGCCGCCGTGACGGTCGGCCTCGGGCGCACCGGGAGGCTCGTCACCTCGGCCGCGTTGATCCTCTTCTTCGCCTTCGCAGCGCTCGCCTCGTCGCCCGGCACCGACATCAAGGTGCTCGGCACCGCGCTCGGCGTCGGCATCCTCATCGACGCGACCATCGTGCGCGCGCTGCTGGTGCCCGCCCTGGTCAGCCTGTTCGGCAAGTACAACTGGTGGCTGCCGGGCGGCCTCGCGAAGGTGCTCTTCGTCGAGCCGTCACCCCTGCGCAACGAGACGCACGCCGGTCCACGGGAGTTCGATGAGACCGGTCGGGAGATCGCCACGTCCCGCTGAAGTCTCCGCGCCGCCGACGCGGGGGCGAGACCGTGACGGGCTCGTCCGGCCGCGTCCTCGGAAGGGGTAGTTTGCGAGAGTGACCGTGTTGATCGACCCGCCGACCTGGCCGGCCTACGGACGGTTGTGGTCACATCTGGTGAGTGACACGTCGTACGACGAGTTGCGCGAGTTCGCCGTTGCGGCAGGGCTTCCCGAGCGGCTCTTCGATGGCGACCACTACGACGTGCCGCAGGAGCGCTACGAGGCGATCGTCGCCGCGGGCGCGCAGGAGGTGGCCGGGCGCGACCTGATCCGCCGGCTCCTCGCCAGCGGCCTGCGGCTGCACCAGCGCGAACGCTGACCTCGATTTCGCCCTGCACAGCGGGGCAGATGTGCCCCGCTGTGCATGTCCTAAACAGGTCAGCCGGCGGCTGCCCGTTCGATCTCGGCGATGTCGATCTTGCGCATCGTGAACATCGCCTTCATCGCCCGACCGGCGCGGTCCTTGTCCGGGTCGGAGACCAGCTCCGTCAGACGCGTGGGAGTGACCTGCCACGAGACGCCGAAGCGGTCCTTGCACCACCCGCACTGGCTCTCCTCACCACCGTCGGCGGTCAGCGCGTCCCAGTAGCGATCGGTCTCGGCCTGGTCGGCGCACGCGATCTGGAACGAGACGGCCTCGGTGAAGGGGAACTGCGGACCGCCGTTCAGGCCGACGAAACGCTGCCCGCCGATGGTGAAACTCACCGTCATGACCTCCCCGGCCGTTCCGGCGCCGGCATCGGCCGCCGCCTGGGGATATTCGTCCTGACGCTCGATCCGCACGTCGGGGAAG
Coding sequences within:
- the lipA gene encoding lipoyl synthase, producing the protein MTVAPEGRRMLRVEARNSETPIERKPEWIRTTAKMGPAYTSLHNLVKTGGLHTVCQEAGCPNIFECWEDREATFLIGGEQCTRRCDFCQIDTGRPSDLDRDEPRRVADSVQQMGLRYATITGVARDDLEDGGAWLYAETIRQVHENNPGTGVEILIPDFNAVPEQVGAVIDAAPEVFAHNVETVPRIFKRIRPAFKYERSLSVITMGKNAGLVTKSNLILGMGEEDHEIEQALRDLHEAGTDLITITQYLRPSPRHHPVDRWVKPQEFVHWSEVAEGLGFKGVMSGPLVRSSYRAGRLYAQAMERSGRELPANLAHLAAAASSPARQEAASLVERALPHVS
- a CDS encoding DUF4191 domain-containing protein produces the protein MSATPTPAKKSRFSRKKKNEASGATAVDGGEPGRIAQIKTLYTLASKQNPRIPLYLIGAFLLGFVVLLVIGIAIQHPIYLGILGVFLGVILAMLLFGRLAQKAAYGQLEGQPGATSAAMSGLRKGWYYEQEPVAADSGRARKMSEMQNAAMVFRAVGRAGVVLVGEGPRGGATKLLESERKRVSRVSGPEVPVHTMRVGEGDDAVAVSKLTATMTKLPKKLTDAEVQAVNKRLRALGGVKPPIPKGMDPRAARPDRKSARGR
- a CDS encoding RDD family protein; protein product: MASPQSSPSTEPAADTGWPGKRFGCAESGVTSVARLGPRVLALIIDWALCSVIAAGLLGYRWGGSGSSGFAPLLVFAVENILLVGVVGSTIGHWIVGVRVTRLDGAVAGPVAAIIRAVLLCVVIPALIFDTDQRGLHDKLARTILVRTR
- the glnA gene encoding type I glutamate--ammonia ligase, giving the protein MFNTSDEVLKFIKDEDVKFVDVRFCDLPGVMQHFNVPASTISEDSFTEGAMFDGSSIRGFQAIHESDMKLIPDPRSAFVDPFRKHKTLVMNFSIVDPFTDERYSRDPRNIAAKAEAYLKSTGIADTAYFGAEAEFYIFDDVRFETKQNAGYYFIDSIEGAWNTGRAEEGGNQGYKPRYKGGYFPVPPVDHFADLRDDIVAGLEGVDLKVERAHHEVGTAGQQEINYQFSTLLGAGDDMMKFKYIVKNTAYNAGKTVTFMPKPLFGDNGSGMHTHQSLWKDGEALFFDENGYGGLSDIARWYVGGLLKHAPSLLAFTNPTMNSYHRLVPGYEAPVNLVYSARNRSACIRIPIAGTSPKAKRIEFRIPDPSANPYLCFAAQLMAGLDGIKNRIEPPEPVDKDLYELPPEELENIGQVPGSLPAVLDALEADHDYLTEGGVFTEDLVETWIDYKRTNEVDPIRFRPHPHEFEMYYDI
- a CDS encoding glycoside hydrolase family 16 protein, which gives rise to MKRRIVAVSVALTLSTATAVTLPAHAATTTNHYRRLVANLEFNRGNVPAGSRWNPTDNSGDLPSSNPYASTMTTYPSGWGTPAQGYYHPERTMSVANGVLTIRALGTQGTEWGGSVLPIATDNKVGSRRYGRIEYRLRATGAAGHSFAAFEWPSDDNWVYEMDATEGFETPGTTVGGTYHYNGAAGQQGFTARQHQQMSNWHTFQINWWPGGQSVWIDRRYLEYDDTAAGHLAPTQIMRFLLQTNKAWNGTPANGSTGTVQLAYVKEWAYNN
- a CDS encoding nitroreductase family protein, which encodes MIDDSNVGNDGHRSDAMSGMGQAPLDPFELLTTTRAVRKRLDLTRPVPLELIKECLTIALQGPSGSNRQHWQWILVTDPAQKAAIGDLYWRAVQDYAASEGFAGNLAADDADRSRVQQRVGDSVLHLGKVMRDVPAMLIPCIDTGGPLPDGNQAGIWGSVLPAAWSFMLAARARGLGTAWTTLHLEYEREAAQILELPNGVHQALLTPIAYFTGTTFKPAPRQPIDEVLHIDCW
- a CDS encoding MMPL family transporter: MDALARWVIHHRLIVALFWLAAFIGGAAAAGVVPGRLTTDFSLPGQPGDTAEKALIKQYGVSSFDTTVLTVTVPQGQTVQQQSAKIAQVFGSATRVSAVPRTRVVDYASTGDQKFIVNGGRTTFALVQATPPTSFAVSSGVEFGKALNIAAKRAGFESGTTSYQLLSAGTDQSGGPSVLVETLLGALGALAVLLFVFASFLALMPLIIAAVSILTTFLLVLLLTTFSDVSFVVEFLISLVGLGIAIDYSLLLVSRWREERAHGQSNDEAILTAVRTAGHAVLASGATVAISLVALVVVPVPFLRSMGFGGMLIPLVSVAVVLTLLPAMLSKIGPRVDWPRIRHEGRASRGWTAWARLIVKRRVVAVAAGVVLLALLITPVFGLKIGQSNIASLGKTGPAVQTLGTLRDDGVGGGVLTPITVLVPADQRDKAIAAAGKVDGVQLATGNRTSDGRMAVVDVLPKKETVDSSGVQVVHRVRTAVEKAVDGDVLVAGQGAVVDDYFNAVYDKFPYVLGLIALVTFVLLMRQFRSVLLPIKAVVMNLVSLSAVFGAVTFFWQEGHGSGTVFNIAGTGAITFWLPIIIFAFLFGLSMDYEVFILARMREEYDATGSTSAAVTVGLGRTGRLVTSAALILFFAFAALASSPGTDIKVLGTALGVGILIDATIVRALLVPALVSLFGKYNWWLPGGLAKVLFVEPSPLRNETHAGPREFDETGREIATSR
- a CDS encoding DUF4031 domain-containing protein translates to MTVLIDPPTWPAYGRLWSHLVSDTSYDELREFAVAAGLPERLFDGDHYDVPQERYEAIVAAGAQEVAGRDLIRRLLASGLRLHQRER
- a CDS encoding VOC family protein, producing the protein MSTELTTFLWFPGNASEAARFYATVFPDVRIERQDEYPQAAADAGAGTAGEVMTVSFTIGGQRFVGLNGGPQFPFTEAVSFQIACADQAETDRYWDALTADGGEESQCGWCKDRFGVSWQVTPTRLTELVSDPDKDRAGRAMKAMFTMRKIDIAEIERAAAG